ATAATTTCCCAGCACTAGAAACATGTGGAGAGTTAGACTCCTAACATATTAATCGcttgatccattttttttcaacgtcaacctaatttaatcatggaaATGGCTAAGGATAGACGTAATTATACCATTAAAAAACGAGCCGTTGGCTCTTAATTTTGTATCATGACAACAAAACGATGCAACATTTATGGACATCTCCAATCGATTCTCTCCTTTCTctacatttgtttattttgttttggttgagaaaGTAAGTAATggattagaataaaaaataaataaagggttaatcctattacacgcccaagagaaaaaaattagtcaataatgttCAATAACTACAAATATACATGTATGTTCATATATATTTGGTCGAAAAACTACataataattaagtaattgagatgggatgtctttttttaatatatatacaatcTCGTCCAGATGGCTAGGCATATAGTTCCACGCCTAAAACCGAGAAGTGGACTAGTACTCATCGGTTCCATGGAACCAAGAATCAAACTAGCTCTCATGGGAATTGCCGATTTTGGTCCGATCCGATCCGATCTAagcggttcttttgcacacccctagtgaCTAGTCTAAAATGAAATGTAGTTTGGATAAGTTTACCTGAGATGGTAGCAATGGTTGGTCCATGAACTCAAACACTGAACTCACAAATACATCCAACGTGTTCACACACGCATTCTTGATTGCACTGGGAAAATCAAGTCGAATAGGGGCTTGCTGCAAATTCTTCGACAATGGCTGCTCATGGAGTTGCAACATTCAATTCAGTTTAGCATATCATATTTCCGTTCAAGTCATTGTTTATGAATATCAGTTATTGCTACAAGATTCGAATTATTAACCCCATTTCTCCTGATGATGGACTCTAATTTAGATGAGCATATCATGATTTAAGAAACTTGTAATTGAAGGAGAAGTGAAATAACCATCGCCATTCAAAGGAAAATCTAATTGATCACCTTATAGACATGACTACATATTAGTGTCAACTCTAATGGGGAGCTCAACCAAAGAGAAGGATCAACCTTGTCAACTCtgatatgagagagagagagagagatactttAAGAACTTGAGAGATGCTGCTTTTGAAGTGATCAAAGTTGATGAAAATGGAGGGCCGCTGCACAGAGCAGTTCACTTGAAGCGCCATATGAGAAGACAacatctctctgtctctccttcTACCTAAGGGGTTAACACAGGGTTTATGTACTCATAATTATTGTgtcaatgcaatgcaattatGTATTTTAATTATCCACATAAAATCAAGgattattttatcatttgaaGATCTATCCGGCCAACGTTATTGCTTAGTTTGCATACAAAGAGGACATTAAGTTAGGCTGGACCATATTGGACAAAGATGTCTCAATTTACCAAGGACAACACGATATTATATCTTTCGTCACACACCGCATCATTAATTGATGTGACATGCTAATAGTCATTACATAATTTACCTCCACTCTGTCTATGAcatcttaacttagaaaattatctcgtcatgcaatttaattcaaaagattttatctaacctagataccatctaaacatgcatataaaaaaatctaattattctatcatgcaattttacctaagaaaatcaattttaatctacatgaaatacaaatacaatttttttgcatttttgggataaacaaaacaattaaaagatatgcaccaaatcattcacggtcatcaaagatattatctatcATTCAAACTTGGAAGCTTGACTAATTCActgataaaatcaataaattaatattaagCTTTAAAGTTcaagatattaattttattgcgcgtgattaattatttcatctaaatcttattaagatgaaatataaaaaaaaaatgtgtacgGTTGCGAATTAGATGGAACGGTGGGGATTTCAATTATGCATCacgaaatattttaaataaagaaacaaaaaatataaaataaaataaaaaatctacctaattGGGATTTTGGGATTTTGGGCTTCTAAACGATGGTTAGCAAACGGCGGCTACCCACGATGGAGGCTCGGCGTGGCTCGCGAGGATGGGTCGCTGCGATGGTGGGCAGCTGTGGGCGGAGGTCgcggtcgtcggagctccggcgaggaggCAGCAGACGCCCGGCGAGCGGAGGAGGGCACAGCAGCAAAGGGGCGGCGCTCGGGCGGAGGGCTGCTTGCGGCTGCAGCAGAGTCGACGTCGGCGCTCGGGCGAAGGGCTGCTCGCGAGTgccggcgtcggcgtcggcgacGAAGACGGGCGGTGGTGACTCGACGATCAGTTCTCGGGCGGAGCAGCGAGGCAGCAGCGGCTTCGCAGGGGGACGAGCAGATCGCGGCCGGTGCGGCGAGGCAGCGGCGGCTTCCCGGGTTGCTGGCGTCGCGAGGGGCCGAGCGGCGGTGCGGCTGCAGGCGCGGGGCTCGCGGATCGCTGCGGACCGACGAAGCGGGAGGTGCTAcaagagcagcagcagcagcagaggcGGCGTCGGCTTCGCGGCTTCTGGGCAGAAGCAGCGACGCAAGCTCGTGGGCGGAGGAGGGGTTCCGGCGGTAGGCGGGACGGCGGGCGGAGGCGCGGTGGCGCGAGGAGACCGGCGGCGCAGAGTTGGCGGAGCggttcttttttggtttttctctccctctgcTGTTTCGCTGTTCCTGTTGTCCTTTCTCAGTATAAATTCCGCTGACTTCGACCCCTTCcccaaaatgaatttttccttttttgtcttttgtattTGCTTTTCCCAAACGAACAAAGAAATCCCCTCTGCCGAGTGAtcgaaagacaaaagaaagaaacaaaaaggctTTCTCTTTTCTGTGTTGAATTTTTTACCTACAAATCGAGAAAAAAAACCGCTTCAacgtgattaaaaaaaaaaaaaaactcacaaaGATTTTTTCCGAACgcaatatttctttttgaataCCTCCTCtagatttcctttgcaaaaatGAGTAATCTCCACCGATTTTATCACATATTATCAATGATTCAAAATTGCAATGGGATTTTTCTTAAGTTTGAAATCTCGCAAAGATGAGTTcgtaatattttctcgagaatACGGACTTGAGTCAATTTGCTCTTTTCATAGACTTAATCCAacttatcaatttaaaatttagaaccACTAAATCAAACTCAACTAAATCAAACTCATCCGTTATCATGAAACTCATCCGTTATCAACCCAatacaaatgcaataataataaataaatgctatgtaattaattattatatttttttaggagttaaaattaatccctaattttttatgcaataaataaataacttgaCCGCCAAAATCTAGGTGTCAACAAGTGTTATTAACCATATAACCATAAGAAGACAgtcttcatttgaaaaaaaatttgtttcaattGGCTGGCTTTGAATCCAACTGGGTTTCCTTAGATAATCAAATCAAGTTTAAAGCCAGTCAAtcgtttcaaagaaaaaaaagaaaggtcgAAATCAAGATGAATGTCGACCTGGTAAATAACCTAACTTTGTATAGCTGAAAGTTGCCAAATCGGTTGAAAGAATTGAAACGAATGCTGGAAAAAGAGCTTCAAAGCTTGAACTTCCATTTTCAATAGTCAGAAGACGCGCGGATGGCAACTATCATCCACAATCACAAACCTATAGCTGATTCAAATTACTTGTCCTCAAACTCTTGCCATCTCGAATTCAAGGTGAAAACCCAGCCAAGGCAAATTCCTCACccacttttctttattaaaaaaaaaaaaaaaaaagctgataATAGCATGTCATCTGTAAATGCCAGTGAACGACAATCCTACAGTAATTTTGCAATTCATGTGGCTAACAGAAGAGGGATAGTCAAATGTCCACTGGCTAAGACAATGTTTATAGCAGAAAGGTGCACATGCACCAAGAATAGGATATATCTCTACACAGGTTAACATGTACGAGAGTGCACCTGGGGATCAAAACTAAGTTGAAACTACCTTGTATAAATGAGCATGTGTGTTTATTAGCTCGAGTGGATGAGAGGAATTATAGGTTATTCATTACCTGAAATTTCTTGTTTGCAACCAAACATGCACTccaaaagaaagatcacagcAAGATCGCCAAcatacatatattatatatgtgtAACTGCTTATCAATAGATGTCTAAAACAACTCTGTGGAAGTCAGCCACATATATACCCGCTATGTGCAGCATCATTGAAAGAACTACCCTAAAGTTAATGAAATTTTCAGAAAGAAAGACAATTACAAGGGGTCAATATCAAGTACAAACTACGGATAGCAGTGGTGGATTCATCCTGCCTTGGATGAGTCACTAGAAAGCTGTGGTTGTAAATTTCTCCGGAGGAAATCAGACATTTTTGAGGTTGCCGCACGACCACGTTCTAAGCAATGAAGATAATCATCCACTTGAAAAAAGAGAAGCGaacaaaatttcagaattaGGTTGCACAAAGATACGTGAAACCAAAATCAGGAACAATTTGAAACCAAAAGCTTTAGCTATCTTAAATTCATGCATTGAAAAAGTCTGTTTCCCATAGGAAACatttgatgataaatttaatcatctGGACTTAATACCTGACATGACACCATGAGTGACAGATGTGATAAGCCCCTGTTCCATTTGTTCACCTTTTACTGATGATGATTCTTCAGGAAGGACAGAGAGGATTGAATTTGGTAAAACCAGATACAcgaatgccttcattttctgCCCAAAAATTCAACAGAAAACATACGTCATTGGCTCCCTGACTAAATGCAAATATGCATTCCGTGTCATAGCTAGTCCAGGGAAAGAATAAATACTTCAGACTCCAACAAAAATgcatattttccaattttctttagaaaacaaagaaagattgtcAAGAGAAAAACCTGTTCACTGTTTAAATAAACTGCCCACATCAATGACACTTCAAGCAATGGTATCTCGTCTGTGTTAGGTTAAACAAATAGAACCTTGTTTCACCATCCACGAATCATAAAGTAACTCTATGAATAAAGCTATTCATCACATACATCTAGACGTTTAATGGCCAAAAGAGAGGGTTGCACTTATCGATTAATGCAATTGTTCACCGTAGAAATAAAACTCCATGATGAAAAAGTCACCTCTTCCTCTAACTTAGTAGGGTCCAACATCACGAGTCCACTGTCAGCCAAACAACAACATATTGCAACTGCATAAACCAACAATTGTATGAGTAgaaatttcaattcatgttGTTACAAGACATGAAAAGCTATACAAAGAACGATGAGCTTCAATTACCAGCAAGATGCTTCAGAGGAATGCCAGCATCTACAAGAGCAGCACATGATGCATTTATGGCACAAGGGAGAAGCTACCAAGATTCAGTCAAGGAAGCTTCATCATAACAACTCATAAGTaacagaattgaaattttgcatgCAATATTTACTAAAATATGCATGCCAAGAAAGTCGAAGATGCTCTATTGGTCCATTTGTCAATAAATGATAAACCCAACGTCGAGAACAGTCACAGCTAATAAAGCCTTTATTGTAGTACTTGAGAGTGAAGTGTGACACACATTGTCTTCTCTTGGTATTAGTTGTTTTCCTAGGCAAGAAGAGCTCACGAAGAAATCTAAACCACCATTCAAGCTATGACACTGTCCAAAATATGGCAAAAATTCAGAAGAGGACAAATTCATACCCAAGAAACTCTCAAAGCTGCTTCTGTTCTTTCCATCCACTATTAGTTCCCAAAAACAATCTCTAATATTTTCCCAGATCAAACAACATCGTTTAAGATTGATCTCAGCCATCACAAGCATCTAAGGCCAACCGCCATCTAAAATATTTCGATCATCAAATAGACTCTAATTAGTGATACAATGTCTGACAACAAACAGAAAAAGGTACTTTAATGGGTCATACACCACACTACAGACAAAGTTTACAAGAACTATCTCCATGTGAATGACCTCTAACTAATTCTTCATCTTAGGCATCTCTGCCTTCGTTAAATTATCTACCTATGTAACCCCCAAACGATGACGCATTTTGAAAGACTGCAGAAATCACTTGCATATATAATTTTAGTCATCATGGATACAGCACCGTCATCATGGACAACCTGCAAAATAGAATAGATCGCCCAGCATGAGGAAAAAAGGTGACAGACTCAAATCATTGTATCTGACCACCTTGCATCATGAATAGCAAACTTGTCTTGCATCATAAATAGCAGCTGGACAAGAAATCAAGCAAAATCCAGCTAAAAGGAACCTTTGAAGTTCCAGAGGTGTGCAAAACACATTAACGAAATCACGGTGGGTGTTTGTCTCAGATTCTAGAACTCTCAAGCCACCAAAGTTTTCCAGATGAGCCATCTTAGATTCATTCCACTAGAATTCAGCAAAAGTGACTGTCAAAGTTCAAGACCAATAAAGAAGCTAATAGGTGTAGTGCTGATTAAACGCAGTATTAACTCTGAAAAAATGTTGGCCTACGGGTTACATCTAGCTGCCAAAATAAGGTGAGGATCGATAGACCAGTTAAGGACACTTAAACCCATACAGTAGGCGCGAAGCTCAACTGAAGGGCAACAACCAACATCTAGAATCTAGCATGCTCTCCGCTCATTGAAGTAAAACAATGCGTCCACGCATCGAATTTACAGAGACTCATGCATAAAGCGAGCAGCTAACCTGAACAATCACCGAGGTCGTGGTATTCGGGTGTATAGTCAGGATGCAGATGCTCTGCAACGTCCTCTTGAGCACCATCTCATATTCCTTCTCCTGCTTTCCTGCAATCACACGAGAATCAATACAATGCGTGCGCACTCCTCCGCGGCAGCATACGCccaaaaaagggcaaaagaatTCTCACCAATCTGCCCTGTTTTGGGCTTCCAGATGACCTCGACGGAAGCCTTCTCCGGGTTCTCGTTCTTCTTCGTCCCCGCCTTCGGCCCATAAACCGCGGCAAGAACCTGCGTACTCCCTAAGCAACAAAACCCAaatcccccccaaaaaaataaacaaaacccaCTTCGATTTCAGACGAATTCGAGCCGAAAAGAAGCACCTTTATCGAACAGCTCGCGAAACGAGCCGGATGCCTCGATCATCAGAACGATCACGCGAAAGAACGCAATGCAAAGGAGCAGAGGAGTACCTTGAGCCCAGCTCGCGGAGCCGTGAGCCCGGTTGAGGACGCCCCGGGAGCAAGAGAGAGGCCTCAGCTGGTTAGGGTTACGGCCGTCGGCTCGATCGATCTCCATTTCCGTTCTGCGCGAGTTCTGGGAATTAGGGTTTTAGGGCTTTCGCCGGATGCAAGTCGAGGATGGCCGCTGCGCGGCGGTTCGCTACTAAACCCCACAccccactttttttcttttttttcaaaaaaagagacGGAGGGAATTTTATTATTAGATTTATGAGGTATTTTTTACATCAAATTgcgggaaaatttcaaataataacctaaaatactcttgttttttcaaataaaaacccaaaataagcattattttaaataagagtctaaaatagtcaaatcatttcaaataaaggtctaaAATAAAACTTACTTTAAATGAGAGTCTAAAGtcatcatatcaatttcaaaaagaaaaaaaaaaaaaaaaacatataccCCTCTCAAAACGAAAggtattttggtcttttaaatttttatgttttctttttcttttctcttattatttctttcttctttttcccctcccactcaagcgagggccaccctcgccaatGTTAGGCGAGATTGTTGGGGCAACCCACCCACCCTAGGCAAGACAACCCTTAATAGATTTGGCCTAACCTCGCTAGCCCGAGCAAGGGTGCCTGAGGCGGGCAACCTCCACCAGCCATCAACAACGATGCACAAGAGAGggaataggaaaaaagaagaggaaaaggaaaaagatggaaaatttaaaaaaaaacatggttACAATTTTTTTACCCCAATAGTCACTAGCTGGCCAAatgcctttatttgagataatttggccattttaggtcattatttcaaacaatttgaaatttcatgtccttatttgaaataaaattcacttttgatcttttttttgaaaaaaatgattgcaCTTTAGACcctcatttaaaattttccctaaaGTTGAGATTTAGcatatttctttaaaagaaataaatactTGTAGGATGAGAATGGTTAACATAGAGTAAAAGACGTGTGAGATAGTAATAGTGTGAAGTAAAAATTATATTcacctttgaccaaaaaaaaaaaaatctctattcGCCCTCTTAACTAACTAGTAAAAAACCACACACAATACAAGGAAATAATAAGATAACAACAAATGTTTTAAGACTTGGTTGATTCAAAAAATAAgtcaaaaacaaaagacaatCTCAGTTGGCTAAGAAGGTGAAAGATAAGCGAATTTTAATTCTACTTGCCATTAGGCTTAGTGTTGATCACTTTAAGGGTGGACAATTCCTACTGGGAGCTGGGAAATGTCCACTAAGAATCgattctgaaaaattggaatcacGAACCACTCATTGATTCCATTGACCCACTCAGGAATTAGACTTGGTAGGTTTATAAAACCAGTTGAAACGTCTCAATTTCAAAAGAGATATGAGATTTAAAAGTAAGTGATGAGATCGACAATCGGAGACAACTGAAAAACAACAGTAATAAATGAAGTGATGAGGCCGAAGGCATTCAATAGCAGAGAGGGATTGACGAGGCCAAAGACCattgagaggaagagggagagagagagagacgtgggGACCGTGAGATGTGTAAGATGAAAGACAAAGACAGATGGATAGGAAATTATGGTTTTAATCTTAAAATATACGTACCAATCCGATCTAAATGAGAGGGTGAGTAATTCAATATTTAGAACCAAAAATTGAACCAGCACTTACCAATTCTAATAAACCGGATCTGAGAATCAAACAGATAAAGAAGATCTTCTTTTACACACtcttaattataattttaaggAATCATGATAATTGTTTGACGTTGAAACATTACAAACAATTCATTCTGTAAAGATACGGGAGAGTTTCCATATATTCTGTTGATAAGAGAATGACGTGAAAACTATCTTCTCGATTTGGTTTACCATAGGAAGAAAATTAATGCGTCGACAATCAATTAAAGCATAAGTTAATATTCACATCATGTTTTGGAATGCCTAAATTAGGGGGTGTGGCGGGGGTTGGTGGACTTGCACGGGTTTAGCATGAGTCTATGTTCTAAGCTAGCGTGCATGCAAGTCTTTCCGGCGAGGATGGTGGTGATGAGATTATATGATAGCGACGGCACGTGAAATGACGAGAAGAGTGGGGGAGGATTTGCTGATTCGGAAATGAAACCATGAAAGTCACGTCTGCATCTGGGCCCTGTCCTTGTGGCCCCCACCCAAAGCAGCCCCAAGCCAGCAATTCACAGGGACTTTATGCTCATGCTCCTTGAAGGCGCGTGATAGCCacgcttttattttttttttttatgaaactaCCCAATATTAAATTTTAGGAGGATTGTTTCTTCCGTTTAGCCGAGCATTATATGAATTCTCATTaggatatatatttttaagttaGGCATCACCCTATCATTTTACATAGATTGTGTTTGGCAACCGACTCAAGCCGCTTGATAAACTTTTATAGAGAGCTCTCGGAAAAATATTACGTTGCTAAAGTCCTTTTAAATTCCTTAAGGCAGATCGATCCATAGGAGTTTTGAGTTTAGTATTCTTggaatattaatattttttttcttacaattTTATTCTCATAAGTATTCTcgaatatttcaaaatatgtttcttacaattttattcttttttgaaatttcgaaAATGTCCTAATCATAGAAAGTTGTTGGTAAGGCCAGATCTAGCGATTAGTGAATCATGAACTCAGATGAGATTGGAATGTGCTAAATGTGGCTGATCGGTgaaggtttgattttttttttccaaatagcAAAAGCCATTTACAAGTATAGTTTTATTCAAACAATATTTTAATCAAAGTTGCTTTCCCCAAAAGCTTTACCAAATGCAATCACATTTCTCTACCTTTCGTATACTAATGCAAATTTAGATTTGAAGATAGAAAACACATAATTGGCTAATTAACAACTGTAAAGTAAAATTGAACAAATGATTAAAGGTGCAAAgttaaaccccaaaaaaaaaaaaaacttttctttaAAAGACGTACTGTCTCTTTGTTTCCCTATTTTTGGGCCaagttctcctctctctctttttccgcTCTACTTTTTGACCACTAGTATGGCACGCTCCCCGCTCGGACAAGACGTCGCGGCACGCGCCGCGACGCGCGTGGCCAAATAAAACCGCAGGACTCCTCCCCCCTCGCGGTGTGTAATGAAACCGAAAATCATTGGTGGCATCCGCCGTAAATACCCCGCCGAACCAAGCCCCATTTCCGGACGTCGGCCACCTCAGTCAGTCAGACAGACgcagcatctctctctctctcattttaaTACTGCTCGCCGCTTTCGTCACGACAGCGGAGAAAATCTTCTCGGAATCCCGAAATCACTCGACGGGGAAGACGCTGACGATGCCTTGCTTGCTCGACCGGCTCCCGGGAATCtcgccgccgctcctccgcgACTGCCGGCGTTGACCCTTTTTtgctccggcggcggcggcggaatcGAGCGCCGGTGAGTGGTCGCGTCCCGATCGCCGTTTCTTTTCTGTGCTGACTGGTTTTTCCGCCGCCGGCGGGCTCTCGTTCGCCCGCGTCTCTTCGCGTGATCCGTTGGGGTTGGTGCGGGGGAGCGTGAGGGATTTTCTGGTCGGAAGCTGAGTCCCGGTTCTTCAGCTTCGTTGACGGCGGGTGATCCCCGTGTCGGTTGGTGTCGTTCGGTGCTTGCTGCGGGGCGGCGAGTTGAGTCGCGTTTCGGACGGGCGAGTTGAGTCGCGTTAGCTTTAGGGAATGCGAAGGGGTCGTGAATGGAGTCGTGGGTTTTGGCAGGGAGTTGGACGTGGTCAAATGGGAGTTCGAAATTTGACCTCGTTTAGCGCGGACAGATCTCCCTCGTCGGTAGCAGAAAAGCTCGACGGGAGGAGATTGCGAATCATCATTTCCGGTTCGAATTTCATCTAGTGGCTTGCATGAGGCCTGAGCTTTTGTTTCATATTCCTATTCAATCTCAAAGTTTCTTCAAGACGGAATAATCAGAGTGCGTCGCCAGCGCTCACGATATGAAACCGTAGGCTGTTCTCGAACTGGAAAGCGTAGTTCACGAGTcccttttctgtttttgaaaaaatgtagATGGGTAGGGGTGTTATGAACTGAGAAGACCCCACCATATCGTTGCCCGTTGAGACCATGTCCTCATTATGCATGtgttagcaatcatgagattggcGCGAAACGTGGGTGAAGAATCTATTGACTGAGTTCTCCCGATGAGCATGCTATTTTACTTTGTTCGTTTTGTGTAGATGCATGGCAAGTTGGCTGTGCCGACTAATGATGTGATAGAGAGGACCCTTTTGCATTCTTGTGAACTGTCTTAGTGGTTGGTTGAGCATGCAGGTGCAGCTGCAAAATTTTTATGCTTTCCTTATTGAAATTGCTTGAACTGCTTCAATTTTTTGATTAAGTCAGTTCTTTTCGCTCTGGTATTTCAATAGAAGGACCAGGGAAACAGAGTTGCTGCAGAGCAAATATTGGTGATGTTTTATGTATCATTAACTCTGTGGAGCTGGAGTTGCTCTGTTCTCCTGCATGTGGAACTCTAGTTAGCAATTTCAGTGACATGTACTTATAGGTTCTGTAGAACTACCGGCAATGTTGTATGTTTTTTGGTTCAGTTTCTTGGGAATGCTGATTTTTGCAGTTGGAAAAATGTGCAGGTTGAGGGCATGCACGGTTTTGTATCAAGCTTAGAGGCTACAAACTAATGAGTTGTTTCCCAATGGATTATAAATTTCATTCAATGTGTCAGTTGGAAACAAGAAAGTTGCTATGGCTTCTGGGAGCATCATTTGCTATTGTTCTATTTCTTCAGTCTGTCGAACTTCCACATGGGAATGTCCTGGCATCTCTATTTTCTGCAAGCAAGGTTCCGTTAGAAGGGGATATTGTCAATGTGGAAGAATCACCAATTATATCGGATATATCAGGTAACAAGACACTTTCAAATAACTCGACACAACTACTGCCTCTAGCATTCATGAAAGAGTGGATGACAATGGCTTTAAAGAGAGAGGCTCAATTTTGGATGATGGCACTGTACCAAAGAGTAATACAGTTTCCAATGAATCTTATGGTGTAAATAACTATACAACTGATGATGAAAAGTCATCAATGGAGAATCTAGTGGAGGTAAATGGAACTACCGCGCCTCCAGGTGCCAATAAATCAATTGGTGGACATGCATCAGAGGAAGCTATGGTGCCTGAGAGTAATGGAAGCTTTCTCTAAATAGTTCAGCTATGTACAGCGACTCATCAGCTGCCAACAAGAAGAACAATGTCGGAATACCTGAACATGGTGACAACTCAGTCAGTTACAAACCTCCCTCACCTGCAATTCCACCTGTAGATTCATCTCCAAACTCAACCTCATCAATAAAAGAAGACCCAAATTTGATGATTTCCATTCCATCACCTGTTTTTGATACTTCCTCAAACGAAATATACTCACCTCCAGTTCATAAGCCAGAAGACAAGTCTAACCAAATGCAGGGCGATGTCTCCTCATTAAATCACAGTTCTCCTACCACCACCACCCATGATAGGCATGAAACACCTCAGGCACAAAAATCAGCAGTAATTACAATAGCAGAGATGAATGATTTGTTGCTTCAGAGCCGTGTTGCGTACCGGTCAATGGTGAGGGCTggagtatttatttatttgactgtGGTATCATGAACTCCTTTTTCAGAAATTCACATGTTTGCACTGTGGTTGCAGAAGCCACGGTGGTCTTCTGTAGTTGATCAAGAATTGTTAAaagcaaaattgcaaattgagaATGCTCCCATCATGAGTGACCTGAGCCTTTACGCCCCTCTTTATCGAAATGTTTCCATGTTCAAAAGGTAATACTAGGATCAATAACCACTTATATGCATTAGatcctatttcttttctttcttgttttggtttttttcctttataCGTGAGAGCCTGCTTcattaatttctcttttcttttaccaGCACTGTTTCTATTAAAAACGTTCTagttattatatataataaaatgcaCATTGGGGATCAAGCTGAGTGAATTTAATATagcatattattttataatcttATAGCTTTATCTTCATGAGTAGGCATAAAAGTTGTATACATGAGTTGGAAGTGCTCCTTATGAGGTTTGAGAACCTCTTGAGTTAAATCAGTGGCTCAGCTAGTCAGCTTAATTCCAGTGTGGGTAGCATGTTTACTGTTCATACGGTAAATTGCTCTGGATAAGAAGAGACAGTAGGTTCACAACCTATTCTATGTCCATAAAAGAAATGCAAG
This genomic stretch from Eucalyptus grandis isolate ANBG69807.140 chromosome 3, ASM1654582v1, whole genome shotgun sequence harbors:
- the LOC104437777 gene encoding exosome complex exonuclease RRP46 homolog → MEIDRADGRNPNQLRPLSCSRGVLNRAHGSASWAQGSTQVLAAVYGPKAGTKKNENPEKASVEVIWKPKTGQIGKQEKEYEMVLKRTLQSICILTIHPNTTTSVIVQVVHDDGALLPCAINASCAALVDAGIPLKHLAVAICCCLADSGLVMLDPTKLEEEKMKAFVYLVLPNSILSVLPEESSSVKGEQMEQGLITSVTHGVMSVDDYLHCLERGRAATSKMSDFLRRNLQPQLSSDSSKAG